One region of Cobetia sp. cqz5-12 genomic DNA includes:
- a CDS encoding YbaY family lipoprotein produces the protein MLNFITPRRPSAHALSLSGLLLATLGLGGCMTGPDFTQLEARVVPQQAFTAPADAMLEVRLVDVSRADTEAGLIASTRYGGLREGPFPVSLQYDRNAIEEGHRYALQADVRSDGRLYWINDSAVPVLGDASTSQGEVEIPLTPLPRALGH, from the coding sequence ATGCTGAACTTCATCACGCCACGCCGACCTTCGGCTCACGCGCTCTCGCTCTCTGGCCTGCTGCTGGCCACGCTCGGGCTGGGTGGCTGCATGACCGGCCCGGACTTCACGCAGCTGGAGGCGCGCGTGGTGCCACAGCAGGCCTTCACGGCACCGGCGGATGCGATGCTGGAAGTGCGCCTGGTGGATGTCTCCCGCGCCGACACCGAGGCCGGACTGATTGCCAGTACCCGCTATGGCGGCCTGCGTGAAGGGCCTTTCCCAGTCAGCCTGCAGTACGATCGCAACGCCATCGAGGAAGGCCATCGCTACGCGCTGCAAGCCGATGTGCGCAGCGATGGACGCCTGTATTGGATCAATGACAGCGCAGTGCCGGTGCTGGGTGACGCCAGCACCTCGCAGGGTGAGGTCGAGATCCCGCTCACGCCGCTGCCGCGGGCACTGGGGCATTGA
- a CDS encoding nuclease-related domain-containing protein has product MDWLEYLLPVFFLTPLGAIALVVLGMRGLHERRIQSPLTRRQLREPGQSLRDRLDDAFQALFLDGALGPLITLSPLVYGMGRMVFSEEQNWLEWAGYGLACALFVLIFALRLTRHFQRIRKLKLGLACELSIGQELDQLIRPEQLTSMVYHDVPADGFHIDHLVVTPAGAYAIRTKARSRPLDALGALKDEVKLKDGRLYFPGYRERKPLRETRTARDWTAAWLKRECGVDVPVQGLLALPGWQIVREGAQRENDPEVVNGEGLADWLSTHCMAPEDGCPTLDDALKQRINEAILDRVQAERLATS; this is encoded by the coding sequence ATGGATTGGCTGGAATACCTGTTACCTGTCTTCTTCCTTACCCCACTGGGTGCCATCGCGCTGGTGGTGCTGGGCATGCGTGGTCTGCATGAGCGGCGCATCCAGTCGCCACTGACCCGCCGCCAGCTGCGTGAACCGGGCCAGAGCCTGCGTGACCGTCTCGATGATGCCTTCCAGGCGCTGTTTCTCGACGGGGCACTCGGGCCGCTCATCACCTTGAGTCCGCTGGTCTACGGCATGGGGCGCATGGTGTTCAGCGAAGAGCAGAACTGGCTCGAGTGGGCAGGCTATGGCCTCGCCTGTGCGCTGTTCGTGCTGATCTTCGCGCTGCGCCTGACGCGGCACTTCCAGCGTATCCGCAAGCTCAAGCTGGGGCTGGCCTGCGAGCTGTCCATCGGTCAGGAGCTCGACCAGCTCATCCGCCCCGAACAGCTGACCAGCATGGTCTATCACGACGTGCCTGCCGACGGCTTCCACATCGATCATCTGGTGGTCACCCCCGCCGGTGCCTACGCCATTCGCACCAAGGCGCGCTCGCGGCCGCTGGATGCACTGGGCGCACTCAAGGATGAGGTCAAGCTCAAGGATGGTCGCCTGTACTTCCCGGGCTATCGCGAGCGCAAGCCGCTGCGCGAGACACGTACCGCGCGCGACTGGACCGCGGCCTGGCTGAAGCGCGAATGTGGCGTCGACGTGCCGGTGCAAGGGCTGCTGGCACTGCCCGGCTGGCAGATCGTGCGCGAAGGTGCCCAGCGCGAGAACGACCCCGAGGTCGTCAATGGCGAGGGCCTGGCCGATTGGCTGAGCACCCATTGCATGGCTCCCGAAGATGGCTGCCCGACCCTGGATGACGCCCTCAAGCAGCGCATCAATGAGGCGATTCTCGACCGCGTTCAGGCCGAGCGCCTCGCCACCAGTTGA
- a CDS encoding ATP-grasp domain-containing protein, with amino-acid sequence MKLITFDAFRTLGIPGVRYIKPERMLDHLDEIRAADILLFPEYWQITTLVYGLGKRIFPSLPSYAIGHDKVEQTRVFQAICPDNVPPTEIRGASRQAIDDIEARFGYPLIVKEVKSSMGVGVKLIQSRGELEAHAAEHPVLYAQPRLEIDRDLRIVVVGGEVITAYWRVTPLGGYRSNVSQGGETAYDNIPEPAIELALHLAEALGVDHAGFDIAMVDGYPVVFEFNRLFGNQGIQDSSRRIGAAISRYLALDNDDKDPTTPLLTPRRMRRATLKETA; translated from the coding sequence ATGAAACTCATCACCTTCGACGCTTTTCGTACCCTCGGCATTCCCGGTGTTCGTTATATCAAGCCGGAGCGCATGCTGGATCACCTCGACGAGATCCGCGCCGCCGATATCCTGCTGTTTCCCGAATACTGGCAGATCACCACCCTGGTCTACGGCCTCGGCAAACGCATCTTCCCCAGCCTGCCCAGCTACGCGATCGGCCATGACAAGGTCGAGCAGACACGCGTCTTTCAGGCCATCTGCCCGGACAATGTGCCGCCGACCGAGATTCGTGGCGCCAGCCGTCAGGCTATCGACGATATCGAGGCGCGCTTCGGCTACCCGCTGATCGTCAAGGAAGTCAAAAGCTCGATGGGTGTCGGCGTGAAACTGATCCAGTCGCGCGGCGAGCTGGAAGCGCATGCAGCGGAGCATCCAGTGCTGTATGCCCAGCCGCGCCTGGAGATCGACCGCGATCTGCGCATCGTGGTGGTGGGTGGCGAAGTCATCACCGCCTACTGGCGTGTCACGCCGCTGGGTGGCTATCGCTCCAATGTCAGCCAGGGCGGCGAGACGGCCTATGACAACATCCCGGAGCCCGCCATCGAGCTGGCGCTGCACCTGGCCGAGGCATTGGGTGTCGATCATGCCGGCTTCGATATCGCGATGGTTGATGGCTATCCCGTCGTGTTCGAGTTCAATCGCCTGTTCGGCAATCAGGGCATTCAGGACAGTTCACGGCGTATCGGTGCCGCCATCAGTCGCTATCTGGCCCTCGACAATGACGACAAGGACCCGACGACGCCGCTACTGACACCACGCCGCATGCGCCGCGCGACACTCAAGGAAACCGCCTGA
- a CDS encoding BCCT family transporter — protein MIDKPTFFGSIFLLLAVTLPLVIFPEQGAMWVSAAKNFVTSKLGVLYLLLGVGAGGFMIYIIFSDIGQIKLGDAEEKPEFSIVSWAAMLFCAGIGASILYWSMIEWVYYYQSPPFHVEGRTPEAAEWAAAYGIFHWGPLAWAIYLIPAVPIAYFYYVRHHSVLKISEALMPVLGEKLAHGWLGKLIDISFIFGMLGGGATTLGLAAPMINEGVHELFGVPKSLTTQIVVLLVCTALFGYSAYVGLKKGIKLLSDINFWLAVGLLLFIFIAGPTLFMANTGLDALGRVMSNLIHMATWLEPFAEFKGFEDTHFPQDWTIFYWAWWLVFAPSVGLFIARISRGRTIRAMVAGSMFFGTMGCFLFFMVMGNYGLYLQLSGELDVVTILNDQSPTAAIFAMLHTLPLDYVVIFAFTLLALIFTATTFDSISYILAAVVQKEVDEEPMRWNRLFWAFALSFMPIVLMFIGGLETLQTASIIGGVPLLAVALMLCISIVRAAHYDLRYQPDYTVKEINIEEFPADDPWTEEGTWEIPDEDVPAAGKPRQDPPKDHIEGDPHSRPSRL, from the coding sequence ATGATCGACAAGCCGACTTTCTTCGGCTCGATCTTTCTGCTGTTGGCAGTGACGCTGCCGCTGGTCATCTTCCCCGAGCAAGGCGCGATGTGGGTATCGGCGGCCAAGAACTTCGTCACCAGCAAGCTCGGCGTGCTCTATCTGCTGCTCGGCGTGGGGGCCGGCGGCTTCATGATCTACATCATCTTCAGCGACATCGGTCAGATAAAGCTCGGTGATGCCGAGGAGAAGCCCGAATTCTCCATCGTGTCGTGGGCGGCGATGCTGTTCTGTGCCGGTATCGGGGCCTCCATCCTGTACTGGTCGATGATCGAGTGGGTCTACTACTACCAGTCGCCCCCGTTCCATGTGGAAGGCCGGACGCCGGAAGCTGCGGAATGGGCCGCGGCCTATGGCATCTTCCACTGGGGACCGCTGGCATGGGCGATCTACCTGATTCCTGCCGTGCCGATCGCCTACTTCTACTATGTGCGTCATCACAGCGTCCTGAAGATTTCCGAAGCGCTGATGCCGGTGCTGGGCGAAAAGCTGGCGCATGGCTGGCTGGGCAAGCTGATCGATATCAGCTTCATCTTCGGTATGCTGGGCGGCGGTGCGACCACGCTGGGTCTGGCGGCACCGATGATCAACGAGGGGGTGCACGAGCTGTTCGGGGTGCCCAAGTCGCTGACCACGCAGATCGTGGTGCTGCTGGTGTGTACCGCCCTGTTCGGCTACAGCGCCTACGTGGGGCTCAAGAAGGGCATCAAGCTGCTGTCAGACATCAACTTCTGGCTGGCGGTCGGCCTGTTGCTGTTCATCTTCATCGCGGGGCCGACCCTGTTCATGGCCAACACCGGTCTGGATGCGCTGGGCCGCGTGATGAGCAACCTGATCCACATGGCCACCTGGCTTGAGCCGTTCGCCGAGTTCAAGGGCTTCGAGGACACGCACTTCCCGCAGGACTGGACCATCTTCTACTGGGCCTGGTGGCTGGTGTTCGCGCCCAGCGTGGGGCTGTTCATCGCGCGTATCTCGCGGGGCCGCACCATCCGCGCCATGGTCGCCGGTTCGATGTTCTTCGGCACCATGGGCTGCTTCCTGTTCTTCATGGTGATGGGCAACTACGGCCTCTACCTGCAGCTGTCCGGTGAGCTGGACGTGGTCACCATCCTCAATGACCAGAGCCCGACCGCGGCCATCTTCGCGATGCTGCACACCCTGCCGCTGGACTATGTGGTGATCTTCGCCTTCACGCTGCTGGCGCTGATCTTCACCGCGACCACCTTCGACTCCATCTCCTACATTCTGGCCGCTGTGGTCCAGAAGGAAGTTGACGAAGAGCCGATGCGCTGGAACCGCCTGTTCTGGGCCTTCGCCCTGTCGTTCATGCCCATCGTGCTGATGTTCATCGGCGGGCTGGAGACCCTGCAGACGGCCTCCATCATCGGGGGTGTGCCGCTATTGGCAGTGGCCTTGATGCTGTGCATCTCCATCGTGCGTGCCGCGCACTATGACCTGCGCTACCAGCCCGATTACACGGTCAAGGAAATCAACATCGAGGAGTTCCCGGCAGACGACCCCTGGACCGAAGAAGGCACTTGGGAAATACCCGACGAGGACGTGCCGGCAGCAGGCAAGCCGCGGCAGGACCCGCCCAAGGATCATATCGAAGGCGACCCGCATAGCCGTCCCTCACGCCTGTGA